A section of the Acropora muricata isolate sample 2 chromosome 4, ASM3666990v1, whole genome shotgun sequence genome encodes:
- the LOC136913598 gene encoding centrosomal protein of 290 kDa-like, producing MNPNQNPWVRFPEILRREPPNAGLVFRKDEEHSNELKKITGEKMERDERIMEQSKMIEVLKDELETAKEAAERAPSKTLKQSCGKTSKPASLSKKSTKSQLSQALLQLRARYGINSRGKRSRLIARRAEGASQCAARLWTKRDNWVVKAIFQKRPCACCNVGRELKELETATRTAGGKKDQELRIEKNKGSERKKPAEIEMLQKELEKAASEMHGAIGLIRGAQVKSLSGEGWAASIRTTGSIATAVELGRTAEDLIMAEEENVVSVPRRLPHAADSDSEVTKAVNKRLEGEVEKSEQQIEKFKTNMKKIESENKVRECISYTPDQGVPLIKPSIVRRHPQACLQGRTTFTCERHRKSVT from the exons ATGAATCCTAATCAAAATCCATGGGTGCGTTTCCCGGAAATTTTACGAAGGGAACCTCCTAATGCTGGTCTTGTTTTCAGAAAAGATGAAGAGCACTCGAATGAATTAAAGAAAATCACCGGTGAAAAAATGGAAAGGGATGAAAGAATAATGGAGCAGAGCAAAATG ATTGAAGTGTTAAAAGATGAACTCGAGACAGCAAAGGAGGCAGCTGAGCGAGCCCCTAGTAAAACCTTGAAACAATCTTGTGGAAAGACTTCGAAACCAGCTTCGCTCTCAAAGAAAAGCACCAAAAG TCAACTCAGTCAAGCTCTCCTTCAGCTGAGAGCCAGATATGGTATCAACAGCAGAGGAAAACGTTCCAG GCTCATCGCGAGGAGGGCCGAAGGAGCAAGCCAATGTGCAGCACGTCTGTGGACCAAGAGAGACAACTGGGTTGTCAAG GCCATCTTTCAAAAAAGACCGTGCGCTTGTTGCAATGTTGGCAGAGAATTGAAGGAGTTAGAGACTGCTACAAGAACAGCTGGAGGAAAAAAAGATCAGGAATTGAGAATTGAAAAGAACAAAG gaagtgaaagaaaaaagccTGCAGAAATTGAGATGCTTCAGAAAGAGTTAGAAAAG GCGGCAAGCGAGATGCATGGTGCCATTGGCCTCATACGCGGAGCACAAGTCAAGTCTTTGTCTGGAGAAGGGTGGGCG gcgtCGATACGAACGACAGGCTCAATTGCAAC AGCTGTGGAATTGGGAAGAACCGCTGAGGACTTGATCATGGCTGAAGAAGAAAATGTTGTGTCAGTACCCCGAAGATTACCTCATGCAGCTGATTCCGACAGCGAAGTAACCAAAGCTGTG aACAAGAGGCTCGAAGGAGAGGTGGAGAAAAGCGAGCAACAAATCGAAAAATTCAAGACAAACATGAAGAAAATTGAATCGGAAAACAAAGTAAGGGAATGCATCTCTTATACACCGGATCAAGGTGTTCCATTGATCAAACCGTCCATTGTACGTCGTCATCCGCAAGCTTGCCTGCAAGGGAGAACTACATTTACGTGTGAGAGACATCGGAAATCTGTTACTTGA